CAAGGCCACGGCTTCACGACCCCGAGGACCGGCATGAGCGCCGCGAGGATCGCGACGAAGACGCCGAGGGTGAGGGGCAGGTCCGCCGGCCTGCGCAGGTCGCGGTCGTCTGCCCGGCGGGGATCCTCGGGCCGCCGCACGACGCGGTCCGGACGCTTCGTCGAGGCCCGCGAGGCGGCGCGCGCCTCAGCGGAGGGCACGGCTCACCCCCCGCTCGACGACTCCCGCCCACGCGCCGGCGACGTCGGAGTCCGGATCGATCGTCGCGACGTGCCAGCCGAAGTCGACGGCGCGCTCCAGCCCTTCGCGCGACGGGGCGACGGCGAAGAGGATGGGAAGCGAGCTGTGGTGCACGACGGGAGCGACGGCGTCGGCATCCTGTCCGTCGAACCGACCGACCACGAGCACGACGGGACCCGTCATGACGCCGTGGAAGATCTTCGACAGGCGGGGGAGGTGGTCGTCCTTGCGGGCGGTCAGGGTCGCGAAGAACGTGCGGACGTCTTCGACCGCGGTCATGTCGCCGCCGTCGATGCGCTCCGTGAGCGCTGTGCCGTCGGAGTCGATGACGTCGACGGCGTAGCCGTCGTGGACGAGCCGCGTGATGACCGAGATCGCGACCGAGACCGCCGACTCGAACCCGGGATCGGCGCCCGTCGCAGCCATCGCGTCCGCGGTGAAGCGCAGCACGCCGCGGTCGAGGACGACGACGGCGTCGGGTGTCGACTCCTGCTCCTCCTGCCGCACCATGAGGTCGCCGCGGTGCGCAGAGGCGCGCCAGTGGATGCGGCGCATCGAGTCGCCGGGGACGTACGGGCGGGCGACGAGGTTGTCGGCGCCCTGCCCGAGCTGGTTGTTCTGCGTGTGCAGCGTGCCGCCGGCGTCGCCGAGCAGGTTCGTCAAGGCCGAGAGCTCGATGATGGCGGGCGCCATCGTGACGTTCGTCCGCTCGGTGAACACGGTGCGCCGGCGGGTGAGGCCGAACGGATCGGTCGAGGTCACTGTGAGCGGACCGATCGGATGGATGCCCCGGCGCACGCCGGTGATCGTGTACTCGAGCTCGACCACCTTGTCGACGCCCGCCAGGCCCGAGCTCACGGCCGGGAACGTCCCGCGGGCGAGGCCGGTGACGCCCTTCGGAAGGGTGTCGTCCCACGTGCCCGGCGCCGTCGGGAAGGGAGAGCGCACGCCGACCCGCGCGACGACGGTGGACGGCCGGCCGACGGTGCCGACGTCCGGCGAGAGCGACCGGGTGATGCGGTCGGTGCGACGGACGAGGTGAAGGGAGACGAGGCACGCGACGAGGATGCCGAGCAGCAGCACCCCGAAGTACAGCAGTTCGACCACCCCGACCTCGTTCGCGACGATGAAGCAGGCGATCGCAAGGAGAAGCGCACCCGTGCCTCGCGCCGTGAACGGCCAGAGCCGTCTCATCGCCCCGCCTACTGCCTTGCCGCGATGGGGACGCGCACGCTCTGCGCGATGCGCTCGAGGATCGCCGTGATAGCGTCCGCGCCCGACCGGGCGCGCGACCCGCCGGCAGACCTCGTCGGGATGAGCCGGTGGGCGAAGACGGGGATGAGGAGCGCGGTGATGTCGTCGGGGATCACGAACCCGCGGCCGTCCAGCGCCGCCCAGACCTTCGCCGCCCGCACAAGCTGCAGCGTCGCGCGGGGGCTCGCGCCGAGTCGGAGGTCGGAGTGGCTGCGGGTCGCCTGCGAGAGGGCGACCGCGTAGTCCTCGATAGTGGGCGCTACATGGACGCCGCGTGCCCACGCGATGAGGTCGGCGACCTGGTCGGCCGAGACGACCGAGCGCAGCGCCGCGAGCGGATTGACCGTGTCGCGCTGGCGGAGCATGAGCGCCTCGGACCTCGCGTCGGGGTAGCCCATCGAGATGCGGAACATGAACCGGTCGCGCTGCGCCTCGGGCAGGGCGTAGGTGCCCTCCATCTCGAGCGGGTTCTGCGTGGCGACCACAAGGAACGGCTCGGGCAGCATGTGGGACCGGCCGTCGACCGTGACCTGACGCTCCTCCATCGCCTCCAGGAGCGCGGACTGCGTCTTGGGGGAGGAGCGGTTGATCTCGTCGGCGATGACGATGTTGGCGAAGATCGCTCCGGGCTTGAACTCGAACTCCCGCTCGACCGGGTTGAAGACGCTCACTCCCGTGACGTCGCCGGGGAGCAGGTCGGGCGTGAACTGGATGCGCCGTACCGTGGCGTCGACGGATGCCGCGAGCGCCCGCGCGAGCATCGTCTTGCCGACCCCCGGCACGTCCTCGATGAGCAGATGGCCCTCGGCGAGGAGGCACACCAGAGCGAACCGGACGGCTTCGGGCTTGCCGTCGATGACGGTGCCCACGGACGCGAGAATGCGGTCGGTCGTGCGGCTGAAGGCGGCGGCGTCCATGGGCGCCGAATCCGTCGACCCGTGGGCCGAGGCATCCGTCTCCGTCACCGTCGTATCCGCCACTGCGACCTCCCCGGTCCCACGCCGCTCGAAGGGCGTCGTCGCCCCTAGGCACGATCCTAATCACGGTGTGCGTGGGCGGGGCCTGGGAAGGCCCTGACATTGACACGACGCGGGACGGGTAGACTGTTCACAGCTCTCCGCGAGGCGGCATCCAGGCCAACTCCCCCAGGACGGAAACGTAGCAAGGGTAACCAGGCTCTGCCGGGTTCGCGGAGAGTCTTACTTTTCTCCGGCAGGCCCGGGATGCCGACGCCGCCGCGCAAGGGAGCGCACCGCGAGCGCGGCCCCCGCGCCGAGCAGGAATCCGATCGTGTTCGATACGAGGTCGCGCCAGTCGGCGTAGCGACCCGGCAGCAGGAGCAGCTGCGTGAGCTCCAGCACGCCCGAGAAGGCGGATCCCGCCACGAGCAGCAGCCACCGGTGCCGGGCGTCGAGGACGAGTGCGCTCAGGATGCCGAGGGGCACGAACATCAGCACGTTTCCGACGAACTCCACGGTGAGGTAGTCGGCCCACAGCGCGACGCCCCGTCGGTGGAGAGCGCCGAGCACGTCGTTCACGAGGCGCTGGAGCATGCCGCCGCCGGGAGTGCGAGGGCTCAGCGTCACGAAGCAGACGAAGGCCGCGTACGCCGCGAGCACGGCGAGGAGGACCGGGTGCCGGAGCCGATGGCGACCGCCGGTCACCGGGCGAACGGACCCTCGAGGACGGCCCAGTGCAGGAGCATGATCGTCTTGGCGTCCTGGATCCGGCCGTCGCGGATCCACGCGAGCGCCTCGTCGATGTCGAGCTCGACGAGTTCGATGTCCTCGCCCTCCTCCTCGAGCCCGCCGCGGTCGCCTCGAGGGGTGGATGCCTCGTAGGGCGCGGCGAAGAAGTGCAGCCGCTCGGTCACCGAGCCCGGGCTCATGTAGACGTCGTAGACGTGCTCGACCTCGCCGATCTCGACGCCGGTCTCCTCCTGGGCCTCGCGGCGGATCGCCGTCTCGGGGTCGTCGTCGTCGAGGAGGCCGGCCGCCGTCTCGACGAGCATCCCGTCGGGGTGGTCGTTGACGTAGACCGGGTAGCGGAACTGCCGGGTGAGCATCACCTTGCGCTCCTCCCGGTCGTAGAGGAGGACCGTCGCGCCGTTTCCCCGGTCGTAGGTCTCGCGCTGCTGCGTCGACCACGAGCCCGAGGCATCCCGGTACTCCAGGGTCGTCCTGCGCAGGACGTGCCAGGCGGAGGCGAGCACCTCGACGTCGGTCACCCGCACATCGGGGTTGCGATCGAGGCCGCGGCCGGTCTGGTCGAGGCGCGTGCGGCCGCGGTGGTCGGGAACGTCGATTCCGGGCGTCGGGGACATGGGCGGGAGCCTACCGGGCGACCGTTTCCGGGCGGTGGCGGCAGGACCCCTCGCCGGCGAGATATCCCATGGCCGCGGCATCCGGCCCGCCCATAGGCTGATCGGGTGGCGCAGAGCATCTTCATCACGTCGGCGGAGGGTCACTCGGGCAAGTCCACGATCGCGCTCGGGGTGCTCGATGCGCTCAGTCACGCGACGCCGCGGGTCGGCGTCTTCCGGCCCATCGCGCGCTCCACGGCCGAACGCGACTACGTGCTCGAGATGCTGCTCGACCACGACGGCGTCGACCTGCCCTACGAGCTGTGCGTCGGCGTGAGCTACGACGACGTGCGCAGGGATCCGGATGCCGCGCTCTCGACGATCGTCGAGCGCTACAAGGCCGTCGAGGCCCAGTGCGACGCCGTGGTCATCGTCGGCAGCGACTACACCGACGTCGGAAGCCCCGCCGAGCTCGGCTACAACGCCCGGATCGCGGCGAACCTCGGCGCCCCGGTGCTCCTCGTTCTCGGCGGTCGC
This genomic interval from Microbacterium sp. 4R-513 contains the following:
- a CDS encoding DUF58 domain-containing protein, encoding MRRLWPFTARGTGALLLAIACFIVANEVGVVELLYFGVLLLGILVACLVSLHLVRRTDRITRSLSPDVGTVGRPSTVVARVGVRSPFPTAPGTWDDTLPKGVTGLARGTFPAVSSGLAGVDKVVELEYTITGVRRGIHPIGPLTVTSTDPFGLTRRRTVFTERTNVTMAPAIIELSALTNLLGDAGGTLHTQNNQLGQGADNLVARPYVPGDSMRRIHWRASAHRGDLMVRQEEQESTPDAVVVLDRGVLRFTADAMAATGADPGFESAVSVAISVITRLVHDGYAVDVIDSDGTALTERIDGGDMTAVEDVRTFFATLTARKDDHLPRLSKIFHGVMTGPVVLVVGRFDGQDADAVAPVVHHSSLPILFAVAPSREGLERAVDFGWHVATIDPDSDVAGAWAGVVERGVSRALR
- a CDS encoding AAA family ATPase; this translates as MDAAAFSRTTDRILASVGTVIDGKPEAVRFALVCLLAEGHLLIEDVPGVGKTMLARALAASVDATVRRIQFTPDLLPGDVTGVSVFNPVEREFEFKPGAIFANIVIADEINRSSPKTQSALLEAMEERQVTVDGRSHMLPEPFLVVATQNPLEMEGTYALPEAQRDRFMFRISMGYPDARSEALMLRQRDTVNPLAALRSVVSADQVADLIAWARGVHVAPTIEDYAVALSQATRSHSDLRLGASPRATLQLVRAAKVWAALDGRGFVIPDDITALLIPVFAHRLIPTRSAGGSRARSGADAITAILERIAQSVRVPIAARQ
- a CDS encoding VanZ family protein — its product is MTGGRHRLRHPVLLAVLAAYAAFVCFVTLSPRTPGGGMLQRLVNDVLGALHRRGVALWADYLTVEFVGNVLMFVPLGILSALVLDARHRWLLLVAGSAFSGVLELTQLLLLPGRYADWRDLVSNTIGFLLGAGAALAVRSLARRRRHPGPAGEK
- a CDS encoding NUDIX domain-containing protein: MSPTPGIDVPDHRGRTRLDQTGRGLDRNPDVRVTDVEVLASAWHVLRRTTLEYRDASGSWSTQQRETYDRGNGATVLLYDREERKVMLTRQFRYPVYVNDHPDGMLVETAAGLLDDDDPETAIRREAQEETGVEIGEVEHVYDVYMSPGSVTERLHFFAAPYEASTPRGDRGGLEEEGEDIELVELDIDEALAWIRDGRIQDAKTIMLLHWAVLEGPFAR